The Streptomyces sp. NBC_00162 genome window below encodes:
- a CDS encoding glycoside hydrolase family 13 protein, with the protein MTQHLADALPTSTGTQPGWWREAVIYQVYPRSFADSNGDGMGDLEGIRSRLPYLKELGVDAVWLSPFYASPQADAGYDVADYRAIDPMFGTLHDADAVIREAHALDLRIIVDLVPNHCSDQHEWFKQALREGPGTPLRERFHFRPGQGADGAEPPNDWESIFGGPAWTRVADGEWYLHLFAPEQPDFNWEHPAVQDEFRSILRFWLDLGADGFRIDVAHGLVKAPGLPDLGRDEQLKLLGNQVLPFFDQDGVHEIYRSWRRVLDEYAGDRIGVAEAWTPSADRTALYLRPDELHQAFNFHYLSTGWDADALRGAIDDSLDSMRPVGAPTTWVLSNHDVVRHRTRFGSLERARAAALLMLALPGSAYVYQGEELGLPEVTDLPDEVRQDPSFFKANGQDGLRDGCRVPIPWSGDQAPYGFGSGGSWLPQPAEWAGLSVAAQTGDPASTLELYRSALRIRREHADLGAGDAVEWLTAPEGVLAFRRGGFVCTVNTTSAAVRLPASGTVLLASGPLAEPDVLPADTAVWWKG; encoded by the coding sequence ATGACCCAGCACCTCGCCGACGCACTTCCCACCTCCACCGGCACCCAGCCCGGCTGGTGGAGAGAAGCGGTGATCTACCAGGTCTATCCGCGCAGCTTCGCCGACTCCAACGGGGACGGCATGGGGGACCTCGAAGGCATCCGCAGCCGCCTGCCCTACCTCAAGGAACTGGGGGTCGACGCCGTCTGGCTGAGCCCCTTCTACGCCTCCCCGCAGGCCGACGCGGGCTACGACGTCGCCGACTACCGGGCCATCGACCCGATGTTCGGCACCCTGCACGACGCCGACGCCGTGATCCGCGAGGCCCACGCCCTGGACCTGCGCATCATCGTGGACCTGGTCCCCAACCACTGCTCCGACCAGCACGAATGGTTCAAGCAGGCGCTGCGCGAAGGCCCCGGCACCCCGCTGCGCGAGCGCTTCCACTTCCGCCCGGGGCAGGGCGCGGACGGCGCGGAGCCGCCGAACGACTGGGAGTCCATCTTCGGCGGGCCCGCCTGGACCCGGGTCGCCGACGGGGAGTGGTACCTGCACCTCTTCGCCCCCGAGCAGCCCGACTTCAACTGGGAACACCCCGCCGTCCAGGACGAGTTCCGCTCCATCCTGCGGTTCTGGCTCGACCTCGGCGCCGACGGCTTCCGCATCGACGTCGCCCACGGACTGGTCAAGGCCCCCGGCCTGCCCGACCTCGGCCGCGACGAGCAGCTCAAGCTGCTCGGCAACCAGGTGCTGCCCTTCTTCGACCAGGACGGGGTCCACGAGATCTACCGCTCCTGGCGCCGGGTCCTCGACGAGTACGCGGGCGACCGCATCGGCGTCGCCGAGGCGTGGACGCCGAGCGCGGACCGCACCGCGCTCTACCTGCGCCCCGACGAGCTGCACCAGGCCTTCAACTTCCACTACCTGAGCACCGGCTGGGACGCGGACGCGCTGCGCGGCGCCATCGACGACTCGCTCGACTCGATGCGCCCGGTGGGCGCCCCGACGACGTGGGTGCTGTCCAACCACGACGTCGTACGGCACCGGACCCGGTTCGGCAGCCTGGAGCGGGCACGCGCCGCCGCGCTGCTGATGCTGGCCCTGCCCGGGTCGGCGTACGTCTACCAGGGCGAGGAGCTGGGGCTTCCGGAGGTGACGGACCTCCCGGACGAGGTGCGCCAGGACCCCTCCTTCTTCAAGGCGAACGGCCAGGACGGGCTGCGCGACGGCTGCCGGGTGCCGATCCCGTGGTCCGGCGACCAGGCCCCGTACGGCTTCGGCAGCGGGGGCAGCTGGCTCCCGCAGCCGGCCGAGTGGGCGGGCCTGAGCGTGGCGGCGCAGACCGGTGACCCGGCGTCCACGCTGGAGCTGTACCGCTCGGCGCTGCGGATCCGCCGCGAGCACGCGGACCTGGGCGCGGGCGACGCCGTGGAGTGGCTGACCGCCCCGGAGGGGGTGCTGGCGTTCCGGCGCGGGGGCTTCGTCTGCACGGTCAACACGACGTCCGCGGCCGTACGCCTCCCCGCATCCGGCACGGTGCTCCTCGCGAGCGGCCCGCTCGCCGAGCCGGACGTCCTTCCCGCCGACACCGCGGTGTGGTGGAAGGGGTGA
- a CDS encoding LacI family DNA-binding transcriptional regulator yields MVEGVTSPLRLTDIAAQAQVSEATVSRVLNGKSGVAAGTRHKVLAALDLLGYERPVRLKRRSNGLVGLLIPELTNPIFPAFAQVIEQALAGHGYTPVLCTQTPGGATEDELVEQLEERGVTGIVFLSGLHADSAADPSRYQRLAARGTPFVLINGFNEQVNAPFISPDDRAAADMAVRHLEDLGHRRIGLAIGPTRYVPSARKEQGFLAAVPSAESEGLIQRTLFTVEGGHAAGGALLDRGCTGVVCGSDPMALGVIRAARERGLRVPEDVSVVGFDDSPLIAFTDPPLTTVRQPVRAMATAAVGALLEAVAGTPVQRTEYVFQPELVVRGSTAQAP; encoded by the coding sequence GTGGTGGAAGGGGTGACTTCCCCGCTGCGGCTGACGGACATCGCCGCGCAGGCCCAGGTCAGCGAGGCGACCGTCAGCCGTGTGCTCAACGGCAAATCGGGCGTGGCGGCCGGCACCCGGCACAAGGTGCTGGCCGCGCTCGACCTGCTGGGCTACGAGCGGCCGGTGCGGCTCAAGCGCCGCAGCAACGGCCTGGTGGGTCTGCTGATCCCGGAGCTGACGAACCCCATCTTCCCGGCCTTCGCACAGGTCATCGAGCAGGCGCTGGCCGGGCACGGGTACACGCCCGTGCTGTGCACGCAGACCCCCGGCGGGGCCACCGAGGACGAGCTGGTGGAGCAGCTGGAGGAACGCGGGGTCACGGGGATCGTGTTCCTGTCGGGCCTGCACGCGGACTCGGCGGCGGACCCGTCGCGCTATCAGCGACTCGCTGCGCGCGGCACCCCCTTCGTCCTGATCAACGGCTTCAACGAGCAGGTGAACGCGCCCTTCATCTCCCCGGACGACAGGGCGGCGGCGGACATGGCGGTGCGGCACCTGGAGGACCTGGGGCACCGCAGGATCGGCCTGGCGATCGGGCCGACGCGGTACGTGCCGTCGGCCCGCAAGGAGCAGGGGTTCCTTGCGGCCGTGCCGTCCGCGGAGTCGGAGGGCCTCATCCAGCGGACGCTGTTCACGGTGGAGGGCGGCCACGCGGCGGGCGGCGCACTGCTGGACCGGGGCTGCACGGGTGTGGTGTGCGGGAGCGATCCGATGGCGCTGGGAGTCATACGGGCGGCGCGCGAACGCGGGCTCCGGGTCCCGGAGGACGTCTCGGTCGTCGGCTTCGACGACTCGCCGCTGATCGCGTTCACGGACCCGCCGCTGACCACGGTCCGCCAGCCGGTCCGCGCCATGGCGACGGCGGCGGTGGGCGCGCTGCTGGAGGCGGTGGCCGGCACCCCGGTCCAGCGCACCGAGTACGTGTTCCAGCCGGAACTGGTGGTCCGCGGCTCGACGGCCCAGGCGCCGTAG